In Stieleria varia, one genomic interval encodes:
- a CDS encoding TIGR03067 domain-containing protein: MSKYLLVIPALAALLVVSPVATAQEAKQEAKRDSISSKLQGRWEIVGGVNQGRDLSAAELDGTYVTVARNTIITFDRQDKQRYRAVFRLDESMSPIHITMTSVPEHPPSNELKSVDQVDNAIALGILKFDGQRKWTLCYALPGTDRPEKFESPKGSKVMLFMLEKKQGDPVPSLKETDPKE; this comes from the coding sequence ATGTCCAAGTACCTACTCGTAATCCCAGCACTCGCGGCCCTGCTTGTTGTTTCACCAGTTGCTACAGCACAAGAAGCAAAACAAGAAGCAAAACGCGATAGCATTTCGTCCAAGTTGCAGGGCAGGTGGGAGATCGTCGGCGGCGTCAACCAAGGTCGTGATCTCTCAGCCGCTGAACTGGATGGTACCTACGTGACTGTCGCCAGGAACACCATCATCACCTTTGACCGCCAAGACAAGCAGCGATACCGAGCTGTGTTTCGACTCGATGAATCGATGAGTCCGATACACATCACCATGACCTCCGTTCCCGAACACCCGCCGTCCAACGAACTGAAGTCAGTGGACCAAGTCGACAACGCGATCGCGTTGGGAATCCTGAAGTTTGATGGTCAGAGAAAGTGGACGCTTTGCTACGCATTACCTGGTACCGACCGCCCGGAAAAGTTTGAATCTCCCAAAGGAAGCAAAGTCATGCTGTTCATGCTGGAGAAAAAACAAGGGGATCCCGTCCCAAGTCTAAAAGAAACCGATCCCAAGGAATGA
- a CDS encoding EcsC family protein encodes MTTENNDLITGSLPEDALAELREAKKSLEHHGIADRLTEMIGAPITASLRLLPDVAEKALYAAVDKSLTVALDVALRTLGGDSVKSGKPRLLTHKLLAGLSGAAGGALGGATIAAELPVSTVLILRSVADIARSEGEDLSTVEARLACLQVFALDPGKESDIDDDTELGYFAVRAAMAKQIRDASQYVVKNGLADKTAPPLVRLIAMIGERFGVVVSEKIAAQAIPVIGAVGGALINSYFIDHYQDLARAHFTVRRLEREHGEALVREAYGSIA; translated from the coding sequence ATGACGACCGAGAACAATGATCTGATCACCGGATCGCTGCCTGAAGACGCCCTTGCAGAGTTGCGTGAAGCCAAGAAATCATTGGAGCACCATGGCATCGCCGATCGTTTGACCGAAATGATTGGCGCTCCGATCACCGCATCGTTGAGACTGTTGCCTGACGTGGCAGAGAAAGCGTTGTATGCCGCGGTGGACAAATCACTGACAGTGGCATTGGATGTTGCCTTGCGAACCTTGGGAGGCGACTCGGTCAAATCAGGCAAACCGAGATTGCTGACACACAAGCTATTGGCCGGTCTGTCGGGTGCCGCAGGAGGCGCATTGGGAGGAGCAACGATTGCCGCCGAGTTGCCCGTGTCGACCGTTCTGATTCTGCGCAGCGTTGCGGACATTGCGCGTAGCGAAGGCGAGGATCTGTCCACGGTGGAAGCTCGTTTGGCGTGTTTGCAAGTCTTTGCGTTGGATCCCGGTAAAGAGAGCGACATCGACGACGATACAGAGCTGGGTTACTTTGCCGTGCGTGCCGCGATGGCGAAGCAGATTCGCGATGCGTCTCAGTACGTCGTAAAGAATGGACTCGCGGACAAAACAGCTCCGCCTTTGGTCAGATTGATCGCTATGATTGGTGAACGATTCGGAGTCGTTGTCAGCGAAAAAATTGCCGCGCAAGCCATTCCTGTAATCGGTGCGGTCGGTGGTGCGTTGATCAACAGCTATTTCATCGATCACTATCAAGATCTCGCCCGCGCGCACTTCACCGTCCGACGCCTGGAACGCGAACATGGCGAAGCGTTGGTTCGCGAAGCGTATGGCTCGATCGCTTGA
- a CDS encoding DUF1553 domain-containing protein yields the protein MIFFPPRTGIVLLSFLVSAASMVQGESPLSFNADIRPILSENCFACHGPDDEARAANLRLDQRESAIDSGAIVDGNPEESLLIERILSDDPDSIMPPPESNKSLTAKQKQILTQWIRQGGEYQKHWSFEPIAESISVPQSLDEWPRRQLDAFVAATHREKGFQPSEEAERSNWLRRVTFDLTGLPPTLAELDAFQSDESADAYEQVVERLLKSPAYGERMAVMWLDVARYADTFGYQNDVAMEVWPWRQWVIDAFNDNMPYDQFIIQQIAGDLIEDATPQQRLATTFNRLHRQTNEGGSVAEEFRLTGITDRTTTAGTAFLGLTMECCRCHDHKFDPIKQKEFYQLSAYFSDIDEFGLYSHFTHAAPTPAMLLYEDDQQQKHLAARQAVEAAQVQRNLAIQAARQKWASQPDALIQELPRPRPATYSLPLDGNVDGVVGKATRCNGDDAIACKDAPLFGRASSFSYSLWVRPEIQTPRMIVLHQSRAAEDSGFRGLELVLDDGHPQFSMIHFWPGNAVRVRAVDAIPVAQWTHLAVTHDGSGRADGIQVFVNGQIANVEVVRDKLTRDIRHRAQWGDSDSNASLLALGARFRDIGFRDGALDDLHVYDLQLSSAEVLSLYRAARPGDTEAEITPEMALQHQMLTADSEVADAQAALTKARDAENELVSAIREIMTMQHYDEAPPTHVLGRGEYTNKLERVTASTPALAGGIPTAGGDRMSLAKWMVDQQNPLTSRVIANRMWHLFFGRGIVTSLEDFGSQGSPPSHPKLLDHLARSLMDNDWDLHWLCREIVLSSTYRQSSMVTDPELLQRDPDNVWLTRGPKHRLSAEQLRDMVLSASELLVKKIGGPSVMPYQPAGLWKEAGTGKSYHQSTGDGLYRRSMYTFWKRTSPPPTMLTLDATSRESCTPRRELTTTPLQALVFLNDPQYVEASRVLAQRLIANHDADTSSRWDELFRRLISRVPNDRERTVIQQLYDEQRQYFTDNATEVAAFLAVGERPIKPSKDLSDLAATTVVVQTMFAYDETIMLR from the coding sequence ATGATTTTCTTTCCTCCACGCACCGGAATTGTTCTGCTCAGCTTCCTTGTGTCGGCGGCATCGATGGTGCAGGGTGAGTCGCCACTCTCTTTCAACGCGGACATACGTCCGATTCTTTCAGAAAATTGCTTCGCCTGTCACGGGCCGGACGACGAAGCTCGCGCTGCGAATCTGCGATTGGATCAGCGAGAATCCGCCATCGACAGCGGGGCGATCGTCGATGGAAATCCGGAAGAGAGTCTGCTGATCGAGCGAATCTTGTCCGATGATCCCGATTCCATCATGCCTCCGCCGGAGTCGAATAAGTCGCTGACGGCCAAACAGAAGCAGATTTTGACTCAGTGGATACGGCAGGGCGGCGAGTATCAAAAGCACTGGTCGTTCGAGCCGATCGCCGAGTCGATTTCTGTTCCCCAGTCCCTCGACGAGTGGCCGCGTCGACAACTCGACGCGTTCGTCGCTGCAACCCATCGCGAGAAAGGGTTCCAGCCAAGTGAAGAAGCCGAGCGATCGAATTGGCTCCGTCGCGTCACGTTTGACTTGACCGGTCTACCGCCCACGCTGGCAGAGCTGGATGCATTTCAGTCGGATGAATCCGCCGATGCGTACGAGCAAGTTGTCGAACGACTGCTGAAATCACCGGCCTACGGCGAGCGCATGGCGGTGATGTGGCTGGATGTTGCTCGCTACGCAGATACCTTCGGATACCAAAACGACGTCGCGATGGAAGTCTGGCCGTGGCGTCAGTGGGTGATCGATGCGTTCAATGACAACATGCCCTACGATCAGTTCATCATCCAGCAGATTGCAGGTGACTTGATCGAAGACGCGACGCCTCAACAACGGCTTGCAACCACCTTCAATCGACTGCACCGACAAACCAACGAAGGCGGCAGTGTCGCGGAAGAGTTTCGCTTGACAGGGATCACTGATCGGACCACCACGGCTGGAACGGCTTTCTTGGGATTGACGATGGAGTGTTGTCGATGTCACGACCACAAGTTCGACCCGATCAAGCAGAAAGAGTTCTACCAGTTGTCGGCTTACTTCTCGGACATCGATGAGTTCGGACTGTACTCCCACTTCACTCACGCGGCTCCGACACCGGCAATGTTGTTGTACGAAGACGATCAACAGCAGAAACACCTAGCGGCGAGGCAAGCAGTGGAGGCTGCTCAGGTCCAACGAAACCTCGCGATCCAGGCGGCTCGGCAGAAATGGGCATCGCAGCCGGACGCATTGATCCAGGAATTACCACGGCCACGCCCAGCGACGTATTCGTTGCCACTGGATGGAAACGTTGACGGGGTCGTGGGCAAGGCGACGCGTTGCAATGGCGACGATGCGATCGCTTGCAAAGATGCACCGTTGTTCGGTCGTGCATCTTCTTTCTCCTATAGCCTGTGGGTTCGACCTGAAATTCAAACTCCCCGGATGATCGTGCTGCATCAATCGCGTGCTGCAGAAGACTCTGGTTTTCGTGGCTTGGAACTGGTCCTCGACGACGGACATCCGCAGTTTTCAATGATCCACTTCTGGCCGGGGAATGCCGTACGAGTTCGCGCGGTGGACGCGATTCCCGTTGCCCAGTGGACGCATCTCGCCGTCACACACGACGGCAGCGGTCGTGCCGATGGCATTCAGGTCTTCGTCAATGGCCAGATTGCTAACGTGGAAGTTGTCCGCGACAAACTGACTCGCGACATTCGACATCGAGCTCAATGGGGTGACTCGGACTCGAACGCGAGCCTTTTGGCACTGGGCGCGCGTTTTCGTGATATCGGTTTTCGTGACGGTGCGCTCGATGACTTACACGTTTACGATCTGCAGCTTTCTTCCGCGGAGGTTCTGTCGCTCTACCGAGCGGCTCGCCCCGGCGATACGGAAGCGGAAATCACACCTGAGATGGCCCTGCAGCACCAAATGTTGACGGCGGATTCAGAGGTAGCGGACGCTCAAGCAGCCCTAACGAAAGCTCGTGATGCAGAAAACGAACTGGTCTCGGCCATTCGTGAAATCATGACCATGCAACACTACGACGAGGCGCCGCCCACGCATGTCCTCGGACGTGGCGAGTACACCAACAAGTTGGAAAGGGTGACCGCAAGCACGCCGGCCTTGGCAGGCGGGATTCCGACCGCCGGTGGAGACCGCATGTCGCTTGCGAAATGGATGGTCGATCAACAAAACCCGCTGACGTCGCGAGTGATCGCCAATCGTATGTGGCACTTGTTTTTCGGTCGCGGCATCGTCACTTCACTGGAGGATTTCGGCTCCCAAGGTTCGCCGCCCTCTCACCCAAAACTTCTAGATCACTTGGCCCGTTCACTCATGGACAACGATTGGGATCTGCATTGGCTGTGCCGCGAAATCGTCCTGTCCTCGACCTACCGTCAGTCATCCATGGTCACCGACCCCGAACTTCTGCAGCGTGATCCAGACAACGTGTGGTTGACGCGAGGCCCAAAACACCGTCTGTCAGCCGAGCAGTTACGCGACATGGTCTTGTCGGCCAGTGAGCTGCTGGTAAAAAAAATCGGCGGCCCCAGCGTGATGCCCTACCAACCCGCTGGGCTGTGGAAAGAAGCCGGGACGGGCAAGTCTTACCATCAATCCACAGGCGACGGGCTCTATCGACGCAGCATGTACACCTTCTGGAAACGCACTTCTCCGCCGCCGACCATGCTGACGTTGGACGCGACCAGTCGCGAAAGCTGCACGCCGCGTCGCGAATTGACGACCACACCGTTGCAAGCCCTCGTGTTCCTGAACGACCCACAGTACGTCGAAGCCTCACGTGTGTTGGCCCAGCGGCTGATCGCCAATCATGATGCTGACACCAGCTCACGCTGGGATGAGTTGTTTCGCAGACTGATCAGCCGCGTTCCCAACGACCGCGAGCGAACCGTCATCCAACAGTTGTACGACGAGCAACGCCAATACTTTACCGACAATGCAACAGAGGTCGCGGCGTTCCTGGCAGTCGGTGAGCGTCCGATCAAACCATCCAAAGACCTAAGCGACTTGGCGGCAACGACCGTCGTTGTTCAAACCATGTTCGCCTACGACGAAACGATCATGCTGCGATAG
- a CDS encoding DUF1501 domain-containing protein, with amino-acid sequence MNEPTSRRHWLQNFGMGLGAIAASQMLQRDSANASNDVMPTGGIPSGGVINPTHFAPKARRVIYLFQAGGPSQLETWDYKPLLNEKQGEPLPDSVRQGQRLTGMSGNQAVLPLAGSVFKFARHGENGTWVSELMPHMAKQVDRIAVVKSVYTEAINHDPAITFLQTGNQLSGRPSIGAWLHYGLGSENDNLPSFVVLVTKGKGGQPLYSRLWGSGFLPARYQGVQFRSGKEPVLYLSNPPGISSASRRNMLDRLNDLHHLEQDRLGDPALETRIQQYEMAYRMQSSVPEVANLADEPQSVLDLYGPDVTKPGSFAANCLLARRLAEQGVRFIQLYHQGWDHHGNIPGGMRTQCGETDQPSAALLQDLQQRGMLDDTLVIWGGEFGRTNYSQGALTATNYGRDHHPRCFSMWMAGGGIQGGVSHGETCPFGYNVVADGVHVRDFHATLLHLMGIDHHRLSVKFQGLDARLTGVEPARIIKEVLA; translated from the coding sequence ATGAACGAACCAACCTCTCGACGACATTGGCTGCAAAACTTTGGCATGGGACTGGGCGCCATCGCTGCGTCCCAAATGCTGCAACGTGATTCCGCCAATGCATCGAATGATGTGATGCCAACGGGAGGAATCCCCAGCGGCGGAGTGATCAATCCGACGCACTTTGCCCCCAAAGCACGTCGCGTGATCTACTTGTTCCAAGCCGGTGGTCCATCGCAACTGGAAACGTGGGACTACAAACCCTTGCTCAACGAAAAGCAAGGCGAGCCGCTGCCCGACTCCGTCCGCCAAGGCCAACGCCTGACAGGCATGTCGGGCAATCAAGCCGTCTTGCCCCTGGCCGGATCGGTGTTCAAGTTCGCTAGGCACGGCGAAAACGGCACCTGGGTCAGCGAACTGATGCCCCACATGGCCAAACAAGTCGATCGGATCGCGGTGGTAAAATCGGTTTACACCGAAGCGATCAATCACGACCCGGCGATCACGTTTTTGCAAACGGGCAACCAGCTTTCAGGGCGCCCCAGCATTGGAGCCTGGTTGCACTACGGACTGGGCAGCGAGAACGATAACTTGCCGTCCTTTGTCGTCTTGGTCACGAAAGGAAAAGGCGGGCAGCCGCTCTATTCTCGACTTTGGGGGTCAGGCTTCCTGCCCGCGCGCTACCAAGGCGTCCAGTTTCGATCGGGCAAAGAACCCGTTTTGTACTTGTCCAACCCGCCAGGGATTTCGTCCGCCAGTCGCCGCAACATGCTGGATCGTTTGAACGATCTGCATCATCTGGAGCAAGACCGACTGGGAGACCCCGCGTTAGAAACGCGGATCCAGCAGTATGAGATGGCCTATCGAATGCAATCCAGTGTGCCGGAGGTTGCCAACCTCGCCGACGAACCGCAGAGCGTTTTGGATCTCTACGGGCCGGACGTGACCAAGCCGGGAAGCTTTGCCGCGAACTGCTTGTTGGCAAGACGCTTAGCGGAACAAGGAGTTCGCTTCATCCAGCTTTACCACCAAGGCTGGGATCACCACGGAAATATTCCCGGCGGCATGCGGACGCAATGCGGTGAGACCGACCAACCGTCCGCAGCACTGCTGCAAGACCTGCAACAACGTGGGATGCTTGATGACACCCTGGTGATCTGGGGCGGCGAGTTTGGGCGAACGAACTATTCCCAAGGCGCATTGACCGCGACCAACTACGGTCGCGACCATCACCCACGATGCTTTTCAATGTGGATGGCCGGCGGCGGCATCCAAGGTGGCGTCAGCCACGGTGAAACTTGTCCCTTCGGCTACAACGTGGTCGCCGATGGTGTCCACGTCCGAGATTTCCACGCAACGCTCTTGCATCTAATGGGAATCGATCACCACCGTCTCTCGGTCAAGTTCCAAGGCCTCGATGCAAGACTTACCGGAGTCGAACCCGCCCGCATCATCAAAGAAGTCCTAGCGTAG
- a CDS encoding sigma-70 family RNA polymerase sigma factor, with amino-acid sequence MSQWPETSESLILRIRDPRDQRAWSQFIAIYQPVVFRLARMHGLQHADAEDLCQRVFISVTKAAESWEPQDGGPRFRNWLGRVARNSILNAVTRVKPDRALGGSSAGDRLLRVPDGDEMTTAIRSESRMEAFRWAAVQVQAEFNASTWTMFHETTIGNRSVAEVAAELGINSWIRTAIILNPLTGASQEAMVCKRVSDWYLPGIPINMEMLWRSSFSTAVLYARKYRLHCHPRFSSAKSVAFDWSE; translated from the coding sequence ATGAGCCAATGGCCCGAAACGAGTGAGAGTTTGATTCTGCGGATTCGTGATCCACGGGATCAGCGTGCTTGGTCGCAGTTCATTGCGATTTACCAGCCGGTCGTCTTTCGGCTGGCTCGGATGCATGGTTTGCAGCACGCGGATGCGGAGGATCTCTGCCAACGGGTGTTCATCTCTGTCACCAAGGCCGCTGAAAGCTGGGAGCCCCAGGATGGCGGACCTCGTTTTCGCAATTGGCTGGGACGTGTCGCTCGCAATTCCATTCTCAACGCAGTCACTCGGGTGAAGCCGGATCGTGCATTGGGCGGTTCCAGCGCGGGGGATCGGCTACTGAGAGTACCGGACGGTGACGAGATGACCACGGCGATTCGCAGTGAGAGTCGCATGGAAGCGTTTCGCTGGGCGGCGGTACAAGTGCAGGCGGAGTTCAACGCATCGACATGGACGATGTTCCATGAAACAACGATCGGCAATCGCAGCGTCGCAGAGGTTGCGGCGGAGCTGGGCATCAATTCCTGGATCAGGACGGCAATCATCCTGAATCCACTCACTGGAGCAAGCCAGGAAGCAATGGTCTGCAAGCGGGTGTCCGATTGGTACCTGCCCGGCATACCTATCAACATGGAGATGTTGTGGAGATCGAGTTTCTCTACCGCAGTGCTATACGCCAGAAAGTATCGGCTACATTGCCACCCACGTTTCAGTTCGGCAAAGTCCGTGGCGTTCGATTGGAGCGAGTGA
- a CDS encoding RNA polymerase sigma factor: MQDKDHKAIFTKWLEEHRSSVIKVARAYTLTNDECQDLAQEILLQAWRSLPKFQGKATPATWFYRVALHTAMNWHRKDQPRRSRQEPWLEVQTLAVESTDSSEQIEQRELIQQLYEAIHQLPKTDVALVLLYLDDMSYREMAGVLGISESNVGVKLNRAKKTLARLLDAAPAEVKSDES; encoded by the coding sequence GTGCAAGACAAAGACCACAAGGCGATATTCACGAAATGGCTGGAGGAGCATCGCTCATCCGTCATCAAGGTCGCGCGTGCGTACACGTTGACCAACGACGAGTGCCAGGATCTTGCGCAAGAAATCTTGCTGCAGGCTTGGCGATCGTTGCCCAAGTTTCAAGGCAAAGCCACGCCCGCGACTTGGTTCTATCGGGTGGCGTTGCACACGGCGATGAATTGGCACCGCAAGGACCAACCGCGACGATCGCGACAAGAGCCATGGCTGGAGGTGCAGACGCTGGCCGTTGAGTCTACGGATTCGTCTGAGCAAATCGAACAACGCGAATTGATTCAGCAGCTCTACGAGGCAATCCACCAACTCCCCAAGACGGACGTCGCGCTGGTGCTGCTGTATCTGGACGACATGAGTTACCGAGAGATGGCCGGCGTCCTGGGGATCTCCGAAAGCAATGTGGGCGTCAAGCTCAACCGGGCAAAGAAAACACTCGCCAGACTATTGGACGCGGCACCAGCGGAGGTCAAATCCGATGAGTCTTGA
- a CDS encoding serine hydrolase domain-containing protein, protein MSLDKYQQAWKAEASQVQAVFDVDVVSQQVQQTHDAFRSMIFWRDVREVGTSLVMIPLWFVMGIGMSLSWTWYLTVPALLWIAVFMLVDRRRHPQRPSGPGEPLLFYVKESLTQVEHQIWLLRNVFWWYLLPPSISIMAFFADVAWQSSSGWWNFGLVIGFGGLFLFLLYGWIYRINQRAVREQLEPRRTDLLRLIAYLEDEDSTEDAAEMMDVVSALSGTDGNAGLSPNWNSWAENWNRIIPSWREVNIIIVPTLAGAYLGYRYPLDDMGPVFFQSVVAAVIPFEIAFFGLWYLSHRRHKDKPLSGKSNQSPNAAAIFTIIMILVISTLVVAAVVAFVRNTHSRRGAGLDDISSFVDDDIEHTDDWLQRMTDSFYPSLSAVVVRDGEMVYQGAFGFADIESQRPATSETQYNVASVTKVFTASLAVMLQERGIVDLDMPAVNYLPEHVQLSTTPELGATITLRQLASHTSGLPRGVPGQVQSVEGRYELEPQRLYNLLPNVKLSSRPGVSTEYSNLGFGLLAHVLESAAKKPLDQMLQEMLCIPLRLEDTAIEGNAKLTPATHYARKHRGGGVETHSLKERLAGSGGLVTTTGDLAKFLMAQMKPGVLSEESLEQLHTETRLGNGSPSGTALGWTVRSIDGLGRILEKNGGRSNCSAWIGFSPEHGVGVAVITNCGGPSVDPIGRKLLERSIPLSP, encoded by the coding sequence ATGAGTCTTGATAAGTATCAACAAGCTTGGAAAGCCGAGGCATCGCAGGTTCAGGCCGTGTTTGATGTCGACGTGGTATCCCAGCAAGTTCAGCAAACGCACGACGCTTTCCGATCCATGATCTTTTGGCGAGATGTTCGAGAAGTCGGTACGTCTCTGGTGATGATCCCTCTCTGGTTCGTGATGGGCATCGGGATGTCATTGTCGTGGACATGGTATTTGACCGTGCCAGCATTGCTGTGGATCGCCGTTTTCATGCTGGTGGATCGGCGACGTCATCCTCAACGACCAAGTGGTCCCGGGGAACCCTTATTGTTCTACGTCAAGGAATCGCTGACTCAAGTGGAACATCAGATTTGGTTGTTGCGAAACGTTTTTTGGTGGTACCTGCTGCCGCCATCGATTTCAATCATGGCGTTTTTTGCGGATGTCGCTTGGCAAAGCAGCAGTGGTTGGTGGAATTTCGGACTCGTCATTGGTTTCGGAGGACTTTTTCTGTTCCTTCTCTATGGCTGGATCTATCGAATCAATCAACGGGCCGTCCGCGAGCAGCTTGAGCCGCGACGTACGGATCTCCTGCGACTCATTGCCTACTTGGAAGACGAAGACAGCACGGAAGATGCTGCCGAGATGATGGACGTTGTCTCCGCTTTGTCTGGCACCGATGGAAACGCCGGATTGAGTCCCAACTGGAACAGTTGGGCGGAGAACTGGAATCGCATCATTCCATCATGGCGTGAAGTGAACATCATCATCGTGCCTACGCTTGCGGGGGCGTACTTGGGGTATCGATATCCGCTCGATGATATGGGACCTGTTTTCTTTCAGTCCGTCGTCGCAGCGGTGATCCCATTCGAGATTGCCTTTTTCGGTCTCTGGTATCTTTCGCACCGTCGTCACAAAGACAAGCCTCTGTCCGGCAAGAGCAACCAGAGTCCCAATGCTGCGGCGATTTTTACGATCATCATGATCCTGGTGATCTCGACTCTCGTCGTCGCTGCTGTCGTTGCATTCGTTCGTAACACACATTCCAGACGGGGCGCGGGTTTGGATGACATCAGTTCATTTGTCGATGACGACATCGAGCACACTGATGATTGGTTACAAAGGATGACGGATTCGTTCTACCCCAGTCTCAGTGCCGTCGTCGTTCGCGATGGCGAAATGGTCTATCAAGGTGCTTTCGGATTTGCCGACATCGAGTCACAGCGCCCAGCGACGTCGGAAACCCAGTACAACGTTGCATCCGTGACGAAGGTCTTCACGGCATCGTTGGCAGTGATGTTGCAGGAAAGAGGAATCGTCGATCTGGACATGCCCGCAGTGAACTACTTGCCCGAGCACGTTCAGCTAAGTACGACGCCTGAACTCGGGGCGACGATCACGCTGCGGCAACTTGCATCGCACACCTCAGGTTTGCCCAGAGGCGTTCCAGGTCAAGTCCAATCCGTTGAAGGCCGGTACGAGCTGGAGCCTCAGCGGCTTTACAATCTCCTACCAAACGTCAAGTTGTCTTCCCGTCCCGGTGTGAGCACGGAGTATTCCAATCTCGGCTTTGGATTGTTGGCACACGTTCTGGAGAGTGCCGCAAAGAAGCCACTGGATCAGATGCTGCAGGAGATGCTCTGCATTCCGCTGAGACTTGAGGATACCGCCATCGAGGGCAATGCAAAACTCACCCCAGCGACTCACTACGCACGAAAGCATCGCGGCGGCGGAGTGGAAACGCATTCGCTCAAAGAACGTTTAGCGGGTTCGGGTGGTTTGGTGACAACGACCGGTGACTTGGCAAAATTTCTGATGGCTCAAATGAAACCGGGTGTGCTGAGCGAAGAGTCGCTTGAACAGCTTCATACCGAAACAAGGCTTGGCAATGGATCGCCATCCGGGACAGCTCTCGGATGGACGGTGAGGTCAATCGATGGTCTTGGCCGCATCCTTGAAAAGAACGGCGGCCGGAGCAACTGCAGTGCGTGGATCGGATTTTCACCGGAACACGGAGTCGGCGTTGCGGTGATCACGAACTGCGGCGGGCCGTCCGTTGATCCCATCGGTCGCAAGTTGCTTGAGCGATCGATTCCGCTTTCGCCATGA